Below is a genomic region from Mercenaria mercenaria strain notata unplaced genomic scaffold, MADL_Memer_1 contig_1656, whole genome shotgun sequence.
TGTTCTATCTTTCCTGTTCAAGACAAAAGTTGTAATTTAAATTAATTGTTTAATCTGATTGAAACGCTTTTCTGATCTGACGATTGGTTCCAGACAGGCTGATCTTGATAGCGTTTTGAAAACAAAGCAAGTATCTTGACACTAAACAATAGATATGTTATTAGCAGATACAGAAAATCCGTTTACAGCGAACTCCTCGGGACAAGCAAACTGTGTTCGTTATAGCCGGAGTTTGTTAAAAACAAATAGCGAACCAGTTGTCTTTGTAGTCTTTTTAAAGATACATTGCAGTTAATTTCATTATCCtactaaaatgtattaaattgcttatttttgtaataatcctaaacatgtaaaatattaaaatcatacgCCGACTTTTAcggattttaaaacataatttttataatgaaattattttacaatttcaaaCATTGATAAAATGTTGGTTAATAAATCGACAAACTGAATGTTCACGCTTTAATaattacggaattccgttagggccatcgcctttgtattgttgatctgaaacgcgatactcgatagtacgatgatgaaaacgcgaaatcacgatactacgataacgaaaacgcgacaacacgatgatgataacgcgaaactacgataacgaaaacgcgatagtacgatagtacgatgatgataatgcgatatactatcgcgttttcaccatcgtactgtcgcgttatcaccatcgtaatatcgtgatatcgcgttttcgttatcgtagtatcgtactatcgcgttttcaccatcgtactgtcgcgttatcaccatcgtattgtcgcgttatcatcatcgtactgtcgcgttatcaccatcgtactatcgtgttatcaccatcgtactgtcgccttccggtgcgcatgcGCATGCTCAAAATTAGAAGATCTTCCAGTACAGCAGTACAAATGGACGAGTTTATAAAATCTCATTTTAACAGAGGCTATGTCTACAAGGAAAtacttgttttattaaaatcggaTATGGGTGTAGATATAAGGTTAGTTTCTTTCAGATATTTGTAAGTTTTTTGTTCGTTTTAAAGATTGTTTACAGTTTGGCAATTGTTTACAATCAAACTTGACAGTATTTACTAAACCACATGCTTTTGCTATAGATCTAATTGACATTTTTCACACACATCTACTTTTTGTGCTTTTCATGTTTCAAGCATACATACGAAGATATGTAATGTTATATAGATGAACAAGATCTTTCATGATGAGTTCTGTCGTAAAAACTTGTATATTTACAACTAAAATTTGCTACTCTTAACATAATTATGCCTGTCTATAAGTATGTTGGAGAGGATATAGATCCAACTATGTCTGGTATGGTTatgcttttagaactacagctctAAAAGTTCCAATCCCGCTCTCGCGATAGGGCAATATGCAGATTCGAACGCAGGTCCTTGAGTGTGAAAATCATGATTTTATTGATGATCCTCATATCTACAGCTGCTAGTTAGCCAAAAGCAGCATAATTAACCATTCATTTCGTATGCCTTTTCAGCATTCGTCAGCTTAAGAGGCATTTAAACAGATTGAACTTAAGGAGACGAAGCGTGTGGGGTGTTGAAGAGGTTCAAAATGCTATACAGGTATAATttaactgcatttctcattcctgtaaaatcataattTCTGAGTAAATGGGCGTTAACTCTGCAACTTTTGGTGGTAAACcgctttaatttttattttgacatatgaaatgaaatgatatcaaTTTTCTGcagaaaattgccagactttgactcattgaaatgaaaatatattccaagaaaactgcaaaaaatattcttcgaatattttcGAATCGTGTTTTTCGATGCTCCTATTTCAGTGTGGTTATGCGTTTTATGGTACTAAACATTGATAACTCGAGCTGTACAAGACATGCATTTGgtagaaataaaaagttatcatatttgtgaaaatattcatgtaagACAAagcaaaagagaaaaaaaaaaacagaaaaaaactctGATTATGGTACAATATGACAGTCTGTTttgttgttataattattaatgcTATAATACATGGAACACTCAAAGCGATTGACTCGAGAATATTTGCCTAATTACATATTTGGTTTTAACTGAAAAACGCTGTACAACATATGAACAAGAAGTAGAAagcattttgaattttaacattacttAAATAGCAAAACAAATAGAAACCATTTGAAAATTTATGAATATACAAATTCGGCCGAAACGTTATTTAGAGCTTAtcgggttttttttgtttgtttgttttgttgttttttttttgtttttttttctttcaagtgtACAAGGGACATTTATTACATATGGTAACTATCCCTATAAATTATCATCAAACAAATACATACATGCATGTAATTAATTCTTTAGTCCTTGAATCGGAAAGACGCTTTAAGCCATTTTATCAACGATATTAAAGTTTGAAAAAGGTCCTATTTAAAATGCTAGTTTACAACCAAGGCCACAAACAAATGGTTACAATCTCAAGGTCATAGCAAGCCTAATCAACGCAGCAGATGGCGCAACACCAAGTGGTTTCCATTTCACTGAATAAATTATATTGTGTTCAGCGTCATTTCACTGAATAAATTATATGTGTTCAGCGTTGTTGCAACGAGCGTGAGTCGAAGCATTTCATTAGGTCGAATCTACGAAACTATGGGGTCCATATTTTGCTGATCTCGTAATATTCTAGGACAAAGTTATTAGTTGAAAAATGCATCTAGCTGACTAGTATGTTTCCATATCAACTGTTCTGTTGTGAATAATTTATCAGTCCGAATTACAACGTTTATTTTAATAATTACTTGAAGCAAGACGAGTGGGTTACTTTTCAGCCGATTTAATTCCACATGACATCACACGTTTCGATGGGAAAATGGTACGATTACAATCTGGATGATGTCCAGAGACAAAATATAGGTCATTCTATGCATTTGAGAAAATAATTCTGGCTGAAACATGTTACAAAGCAGAACCTAAAATTTCCCTGGGAAATAATCTTAAATGATCAGGCTATTATAATACATATGCAATATTCGGTTTAGTATCATTAAAAAGCTGAATGTATGGATGTATCATGTACAGTTTATAGAAGCAAACTTCTGGCTTTAATTTCAGTGAAACGCGATTCTAATGAATACTTCTATACGTTTATATTCAGAGTGAACTCTGTGGCAGCGGACGCAATCTTGGCTGTCGTTCGATGTCTCAAAGATTACGGTCTCGACACGGAATGTCTGTGGGAAGGTAAGTATAAACTACCAGAAATAAATTTAGGTATTGGAGGAGATGGAAGTACCTTTCTACATATTTAATACCTATtaacttaaagccctgctccgcggctattcaaattctattgtatGCAACCcataattacaataggtaacagttaacggccacgcgtcacacttagcacgcaaaaccacaggtattttatatagaattttatataaaatggactctattttgacaggcgtcaatgttcatagtcaggattttcatgcttttttcagtgacaggtaggactggagcaggtctttaaagacAAAGGCGAACTACTTTCGATGTACAGCTATCGTGTTCAGAAAGCGTGAATTATGTGCTCTTTTCAATTGATGGGATgaacaaactttgaaaaataataccCCAAACGGTTTACTTCTACACCCCATGCAAGTCACGAAAAGCACGAAACACGCTTATGAGAACTGTcacagttttgttgtttttgtactttattatttttatcagagTCTATAGTGCAGTTTGTAGGTTGGTTTAGCTCCAACTTTTAGCTACTCTGTAGGTTTTTGAGTAATTTAATTCAAGACCACACAGTTGGTAGCGCGTCAGGCTTTTAACCTGGACagcgggtcgtgagttcgagccccactgTAGACGTTTTGTAGAAAAAGGCTAATGTACTATAATTATTTATGATCACATGTGCACTGCGTGCTCACTGCGAGCATTTATGAATCCATTTTCTCCGTCGTGTGTCCATTTAAACGGAAAAAACACCCCTCATGCAATTTAACTCATTACTTCTAAAATAATACGTGtattgtcctctaccaagacagCTAAATCTGCTCcgttccaatgaaaaatatggtagCCAGTTGAGCACAACAAGACATTCAAGATAacattgttttgtattgtagAAACATGGTTCTTCATCAGATGAGATTGTTGGATCCAGAGGGTGTTGAAGCCAGACGCAGACATAGACTCATTAGAAGAATATATCGCAACAAAGGTCCAAACTTTTTAGTTCACATGGATGGATATGACAAGATAAAGCGCTATGGGCTGGCAATACATGGTGCCATAGATGGGTGAGTTACTTGAAGTTGTTCATTGTTTGTAGGTCTGTAGTATAGGAACGCTTTATTTTTTTATCCATAACTATTGTTAGGATATGTATGTTGACATATTTAGTATATAGTTGATAGTTGGATTTTTAACTATTTTCTGGTCGATAGTTAAAGATTTTACTGTTCAATGATAAGTGATCTGTTTTCTGAATTACGAGTACTTGTACTTCATGCTTGGTAATTGGATATTTGcatgttataattgtttgttGATCTCCGTTGATCATGTCCGACAATTTAGTCGAGGATACGTAACGTTGGTACTAAACAAAACACAAACTGCTTTCTAGGCCTTTTGTATAGTTGGTTACTTGAAGAAATTATGCAACTGCAACAAAAGCGACCCTCCtaattttcatggaaatttagCTGCGTTTCCTTATCTTGTCATAATAGCcgattgattttgttttaatggAACTTTTCCATTGAAAAGGGTTTTCCATGTCATGACGGCATTATGACGATAACACCTTTTTGATCGCCTTTTCTGACGTAACGTCCCGTCATTTTAGAATTACGGCCTGTTGGAAAAGTCATGGGTACGGACGTTTTATTCCGCTCAGAAGTGGCTATGAGACATTTTATCATACCAATTGTTGTGCAGTCATTAGCAATCATATGGAAAAGGTTTCATTCAAGAACCCCCTCCTCAAAGACTGCCTATGGAGTaggttcttttttattttcagaaatacccCCAAGGACGGCTAGTGTAAACACCAGCGACTTTACCCCCTAGGACAGCCCAATTGACTTAATCGACTTGAACCCTCTAAGACATACAGCCTAACCGCCATAGGACAGGCAATTTACCCACATTGGAAAGTGCTACATTGGGAACGTACACGGCAAAAATATCTTTAGCCTCTCGCGACCATGTTCGCTAGTTTTGCGTATGGAAAATTTCAGTTTGATGTTTTCAGTTATTGGACATAAATTATTGAACAGTACGGATTGAATATATTAAACGTCCGGTCATTTTTGTACAGTTTTAACCATGTACGGCTGAATCAAAACTTTTATCGAAGCCTCAAAGAAACAAATttaagtttcaatattccaaTACCAAGCAGAATAGAATTCAAATACCAAACTAACGACCAGAAAATAGTCTCAGAACATCCAGCTTCCGACCACAAAGTAGTTTAAATATCAAACTAGGAACCAGAAAGTAGTTGGAATATTCAGCTGCCAAAAAGTTGCTGCAATGTCCAGCTACCGACGACCAACTACTTTCTAACTTGTCAGAACCTGTGTATCCGCCTTATTTCAGAAGACGTTCGTTTAACCACGAACATTTCACAAAGCAATTTCTACGACAACATCGCCATGGCATTCGGGTTGTGCCGTGGACGTTCAAAGATTACGAACATCTTCTTAATTTTCACAAAAAGTAAAAAAGCTTTATAAACTTTAAACCATTTTTGTTAACATTTGATATGATTATCTGTTATTATTTCATATTCCATACGAGCATACTTGTTCTGACTTTTAGGTACTCCCGGAGAGTTTTATGGTTAAAAGTGAATAGAACAAATAATGACCCTAAGGTGGTGGCATCATATTTCCTCGAGTTTGTAACAGAAGCAAAAGGTATAGATATAGTTTAAGCATTTATATGTTTATCATGCATACATAAGGTATTTCTGACCCCCGTATGCTTCGTAGCATTTTAAAGGCTCATTTACCGGTAACTGGTTGATGCACATTTTGTAACTACGAAACGACATTCATTCCACACGAAAATCATTCCACGCACAGTCGAGAGTTAAAATGACTCCATTTTGATGCGTGTTTAGCGCGGTATTTGTTTCCAAAAATGACAGCACCTCGCACGATTTACATTGGAAAATGGCGcccagaataaaaaatatatatttttatgaaaaacatgtgcGATGTGTTAGTTTAGATAAGCTTTAAACCATTAGGAAATGTCATTTTCAGTATCaacaaattattataaacatCATAATGTGGATTTGATAGGAAACActtttttttgccattttctgcgagagaagcccgcccgcttagctcagtagggtgcggggcgtatgttctccctgacgatttgataaaagacattgtgtctgaaattattagtccccCGCCTCTGATTCATagggagaagttgtcagttacttgcggagaacaggtatatactggtacagaatccaggaacatttgttaagttaactgcccgccgttacatgactgaaatactgctgataAACATCGttaaacgcaaaacaaacaaacaaacaaacaaacaaacatctgcGAGAGAAAGAAAGCAATAATACATCCATAAAATGTATTCAgaacaagccagctggatggtttccggACATGAAGAATTCCGAGTGAGGCTTAAACcgatatcggtgaggggcaagtgattttaagtcaaccttaaccactcggtcccGGAGGccccggactattttcattaatatacatGAGCTGACAAAGTTATATAAATAGTGCACAtcaaaaacatcactcatttcattttaacatcaacaaacatttaagatttcgttcgattacaaataaacaaacaaaaagatagaggtatatgataaaagagtcattacaacagtagctggatctgggatttTTGCATTCGGCTTGGgtgatccgatctggcaaaacatactcaagccgaatacagcatcccagatcgagctactgttgtaataaTCCTTTTATATATACTGTACTGCAAACGTTGCCAGTCATACATATGTGTAGGGGAAACCGGCGTTACTTTGTATCAGAGACATTTGTTGAACCTGTCCAGGATTAGAACGAAATATGATGATCTAGTGGCCGTCCATTTCAACACTAACGGCCACAATAAGGACGATTTTGCGGAGATGGGACTGGAAAAGCTGCACGGACGGACCTGTACAGCAAAACAATTGGGAACTTATGAAAAAAAGAACTAAGGACATACCGACCCTATGGCATTAACACCAAAGAATAGCGCTCCACTGAGTCACAGGCATGGGACGTTGTGTCAAAACGCACCTCACAGACCCAACGTTACTTCCGATTACTTGTATACATTGTTAAATAAACGATGCTGAAGAAGGCCGAATATATATATACGAGTGATTATGGAAAATGAGAAATTATGACGTTAAATTTATGCGTCAGTTTCAGCCCAAACGTCCGAAGCGCGCGGAAACTAATAGACATATCGTCGTTAAGAGTTCTGTCTCGTGATGTCAGCGTCCAATCAAATGCTACGTGGTGTACGCTTTTGACTAACCGGAAGTTCGACAGACCAATGAAAAACACCCTTAAAATGTTTGTGCAACACGACGTTAAAATTTTCCGTATCTTTGAATTTTCTCTCTGTATTCGGTAGTGTATTTTGGAAAGTCGtatgattaaaaagaaatttgttttgatttcattGAATTATCACTTTTATTACCACTCGTGCAGCGGTCTCGAATGGATATCTTTTACACGTgactgcgccactcgtgaaattatttccTTCTCGAGACCATTCCTTTCCTGGAAGTAAGTAATAACGCACTATCAGATATCCTCTGTAGGACATTAATTCTTCACAGATGATACCGTTACGTTGAAAATCTGTGCAGTTAGAATTTCATGCgtcgttttatttttaattaatgttgacaGTTTGGCTTTGTAATTGTTGATGGAAACAAATGGTACTTACAATCATAGTAAAACTTCCTCAAAGTTTTTAACTGACTTAACAAATTACATATTTTCTCAACAATAAAAGATGAACTGGATACATACATACTTGTACATGCATGTATTAtatcagtctatgtaaaacaaacgTTTTAATTTTTGTACATCAGGAGCACCAAGATGCATCAGAATGGATGCAGGCAGCGAGAATGGTGTTGTAGCTAACATGCAGAAGTCCTTCCGGTGGTTCCACGGGGATGAGATGGCAGGGGCGAAAAGTGTACTAATTGGGAGTTCACCTTCAAACCAGGTTCGAAACAGATTCATATATAAGCATAGGTTGCTAGCAATAGACTGCATTATGTCTGTCACCATTGTTAATGTCCATGTCTGGATACAAATGGAAATAGTCGCAGGGACCTTGATCTAATGTGTTCAGTGATTTGTAGATGTAAGTCATGCAATGTCCTTAAGAATAACGGGTCTGTTATTGTTGCGGGGAGTATTAATCACCTTTAGCGATAGCTCTAGTTGTTCCTAGAAAACACTGTATCCATGGACATTTTCCAGCAAAGTCGTGAAAAGGTGCGTTTCAACCCGAACAGGATTAATAGAAACTATGAGACTGTGTTTGATGTGTAATATAAAATCTATCATCTTTTCACAGAGGATAGAGTGTTGGTGGAGGAGACTTCATGAGATGTGTATTGCAGCATGGCAAGAAATTCTTGGTGACTTGGAAAGCAGAGGGATATTTTCTACCGCAAATAACCTTCACATGTGAGTTACACAGTTGTTACGAACTATATTTTATGGCCATATCTTTATGTAAGAGATATGCCCATGTACCGTTTAATATTATACTGACAAAAAGTACCTATATGGAAGTAGATTTATAGAACAGACGGAATAGGGCTTGTTATAAAATCGTCTGCTCTGGCAGACGAAAGGAGCACCCAATCCGAAACTAGAGTTATCACAGGGGCGACGAactatacccccacaatacggccttgttaCAGAACTAGGCGAATTTGCTTGACATTTggcctactgaccacaaaatcaataggggtcacctgctggtcatgagcgttttcaagttattgtctggaaaagtTTTAGATGTTCCAAGTcacttgacctcaaaatcaatagggctggtcatgactaacctccctattacgtttcctgatcctaggcccaagcgttctgaagatATCGTCCgaaaacagttaaactgttccatgtcactgcgaccttgacctgtgagctactgacctcaaaatcaataggggtcatttactggtcatgatcaacctcctatcaattttcatgatcctaggcaaaagcgttctcaagttttcGTCCGGAAACCAACTGTTTTGGGtcattgttaccttgacctttgacctactgacctcaaaagcaAATTTAACTTGTACTTTATTATGTAACAcatgtgtactaaaatttatgatcctaggcccaagcgttctcaagttatcatccggaaaccgttcaactgttccgggtcattgtgaccttgagctaTAACATACTGACAATTTttaagtcaaacttgacctgtgtttcatgatgttacatctgtgtatcaaaatttatgatcctagatcAAAGCATCCTcaagatatcatccggaaaccgcttaattgttcagggtcattgtgaccttgaactttgacctattgaccttcgAACATGAtctatttcatgatgttacatctgttttccaaaatttatgatcctaggcaaaagtgttctcaagttatcatctcatcgagaaaccgtttaactgttcagggttattctgaccttgacctactgaccacaaaatcttGATCTGTATTTTCGACCTGTgtaatgaaatcatttaaatttgtcaAGCCTTTCACGAGTTATTGTTCGGAatccatgaaaaccaacggaccgtcAAGCTCACTTCTATATACCAGCCTCAACCCCCGCCGCCGAAAACTTCGTTTTGTGTGGGTATAAAAATCATAATGTTTCACCATGTAAGACTTTCAGCAGGGGAAGTGTGCTATTATGGGCGTTCGTTTCCTTATTTCCTGATTTTTGCATTCCATTTCTCTGACCACCACCATCCACAATATCATTCATAGGTGTTAACTGTTCATTCTTCGCACTCGTGAGTTCTCAGACATTGTAAGTTTCACGAAAAACATTCTTATACTAGtatacatttataaagatatatatttattattcacTACAAATCTTCTCTTGATGTGTTTTTTTAACTTACTTTACTTGGCGGCActgctttcatttttattttcttcttatctaattagttatgtataattcatatgacaattttgtcaaaaaaaaatttttttttcttcttatccgttttcgtttttgtttctttctattcATTTTTATCTCCCTTCATGTCTTATCAATAAGAGTAACAGACTTGCAATGTTCGCATTTTTATATCATGTGTTATTATGTTTACTTTAGTCTAAATCTGTTATTACATAtgtgacataataacaatattgtttccttaaatgtaatccaacgccttcccgtacttttctcacaagtttttagggttttagtgcgcggattacaaataacatttattctttcacgtctta
It encodes:
- the LOC123552219 gene encoding uncharacterized protein LOC123552219, with protein sequence MRMLKIRRSSSTAVQMDEFIKSHFNRGYVYKEILVLLKSDMGVDISIRQLKRHLNRLNLRRRSVWGVEEVQNAIQSELCGSGRNLGCRSMSQRLRSRHGMSVGRNMVLHQMRLLDPEGVEARRRHRLIRRIYRNKGPNFLVHMDGYDKIKRYGLAIHGAIDGYSRRVLWLKVNRTNNDPKVVASYFLEFVTEAKGAPRCIRMDAGSENGVVANMQKSFRWFHGDEMAGAKSVLIGSSPSNQRIECWWRRLHEMCIAAWQEILGDLESRGIFSTANNLHM